A window from Methanobrevibacter sp. V74 encodes these proteins:
- the cobI gene encoding precorrin-2 C(20)-methyltransferase, whose protein sequence is MAKKGKLIGIGVGPGNTELLTLKAANILKTVPVVFSPKSAKEKESIALSIVRPILKERKDYKRLMIVEPIFPMIEDKKELEKIWDSASEMIAQYLNSGRDVAFITLGDTSIFSTYSYVQKRLIDSYEIETVPGITSFTACAAAKNEALVEQNDILTVVPKIDDRLEEVLEYSDSIVLMKASRNTSKLESAIEAKNRPKKIYSVQNCTRENEKIIEGFFNEKPYLTTTIIKFDD, encoded by the coding sequence ATGGCAAAGAAAGGAAAGTTAATTGGAATTGGCGTAGGCCCTGGAAATACTGAATTATTAACATTGAAAGCTGCTAATATTTTAAAAACAGTCCCAGTAGTATTTTCACCAAAATCTGCAAAAGAAAAAGAGAGCATTGCATTATCTATTGTAAGGCCTATACTTAAAGAAAGAAAAGATTATAAAAGGTTAATGATTGTAGAGCCTATTTTTCCAATGATTGAAGATAAAAAAGAACTTGAAAAAATTTGGGACAGCGCATCTGAAATGATTGCACAATACTTAAACAGCGGGAGAGACGTTGCATTTATAACCCTTGGCGATACTTCAATATTCAGCACCTATTCTTATGTGCAAAAAAGATTAATTGATAGCTATGAAATTGAAACAGTACCTGGAATTACTTCATTTACGGCTTGTGCCGCTGCTAAAAATGAGGCTCTTGTTGAACAGAATGATATTTTAACTGTTGTTCCTAAAATAGATGATAGATTAGAAGAAGTTCTAGAATATAGTGATTCTATTGTGCTTATGAAGGCATCAAGAAACACTTCTAAATTAGAATCTGCAATTGAAGCCAAAAATAGGCCTAAAAAAATCTATTCTGTTCAAAATTGTACACGTGAAAACGAAAAGATAATTGAAGGATTTTTTAATGAAAAACCCTATTTGACAACCACAATAATTAAATTTGATGATTAA
- a CDS encoding V4R domain-containing protein yields MSEQKPIQIFSNLNENIGVNVVKSPVKLTILEMLRDSEMEFEEIVTNTGKSKSTVSVHLKSLRENGIISYRVHPIDNRKKIFFINSKYLGSVNISEPKEIEETSSDYLIENIIEGDEEFSTLLFHTLKAMLIQEGVNIDPILQSTGNSIGKSIFGRLYDDDLYIFMENIANFWQRKGLGRLTFDVGQIIKITTYDCFECKLLPRTGKPVCFLDTGIFEGLFTKFFKLPVSVIETQCYTMGDEKCVFEIEPQQVKSH; encoded by the coding sequence ATGAGCGAACAAAAACCAATTCAGATTTTTTCAAACTTGAATGAGAACATCGGTGTTAATGTTGTAAAAAGTCCAGTAAAATTGACAATTCTAGAAATGCTTAGAGATAGCGAAATGGAGTTTGAGGAAATTGTAACAAATACAGGCAAGTCAAAATCCACCGTATCAGTTCATTTAAAAAGCTTAAGAGAAAATGGGATTATTTCATACAGAGTTCATCCTATAGATAATAGAAAAAAGATATTTTTTATAAATTCCAAATATTTAGGTTCTGTAAACATATCCGAACCAAAAGAAATTGAAGAAACTAGTTCTGATTATTTAATAGAAAATATAATCGAAGGGGATGAGGAATTTTCAACATTATTGTTCCATACATTAAAAGCAATGCTTATTCAAGAAGGGGTAAACATAGATCCTATTTTACAATCAACCGGAAATAGCATTGGCAAATCTATTTTTGGAAGGTTATATGATGATGATTTATATATTTTCATGGAAAATATTGCTAATTTTTGGCAAAGAAAAGGACTCGGCAGATTAACCTTTGATGTTGGTCAGATAATTAAAATCACAACATATGATTGTTTTGAATGTAAGTTATTGCCAAGAACCGGAAAACCGGTATGCTTTTTAGACACCGGAATCTTTGAAGGTTTATTCACTAAATTCTTTAAATTGCCTGTTAGCGTAATCGAAACTCAATGTTACACTATGGGTGATGAAAAATGCGTATTTGAGATCGAACCTCAACAGGTTAAATCTCATTAA
- a CDS encoding transposase, protein MHQKIALHLIELIYLPPYSPHLNPIEQIWRQIKRKIKHYYLESKEFLRDLTIETYNESISETKVHDKWLETFIPKIW, encoded by the coding sequence ATTCATCAAAAAATAGCATTACATCTTATTGAATTAATATACCTCCCACCATACTCTCCTCACTTAAATCCAATTGAACAAATATGGAGACAAATAAAAAGAAAAATAAAACATTATTATCTTGAATCAAAAGAATTTCTGCGAGATTTAACAATAGAAACGTATAATGAATCGATTTCTGAAACAAAAGTTCATGACAAATGGCTCGAAACATTTATACCAAAAATTTGGTAA
- a CDS encoding helix-turn-helix domain-containing protein, with translation MSGKSKIDVFNKMTKTALDEEISNYVAYHRYYQRLIAVKIVSEGNTITDAANILGKSYQTVHRWIKTCESEGLEGLKPSFGGGRPSKLTYDQLIELDKIIEKTPNMSMKDVHLLVNEKFNVDYSLKQIGKIVKKLGYNYSKAYPKFSKSPEDAEEQLKKT, from the coding sequence ATGTCTGGAAAATCTAAAATTGATGTTTTTAATAAAATGACTAAAACCGCATTAGATGAGGAAATCAGCAATTATGTGGCTTATCATAGGTATTATCAAAGATTGATTGCTGTTAAAATTGTTAGTGAAGGCAATACAATAACTGATGCTGCGAATATTCTAGGAAAATCATATCAAACAGTTCACAGATGGATTAAAACATGTGAATCTGAAGGATTGGAAGGTTTAAAACCTTCTTTTGGTGGTGGAAGGCCATCAAAATTAACTTATGATCAACTAATTGAATTAGACAAAATCATTGAAAAAACACCAAATATGTCAATGAAAGATGTACATCTTCTTGTTAATGAAAAATTTAATGTAGATTACAGTTTAAAACAAATAGGAAAAATTGTAAAGAAATTAGGATACAATTACAGCAAAGCATATCCTAAATTTTCAAAATCCCCTGAAGATGCTGAAGAACAGTTAAAAAAAACTTAG
- a CDS encoding DUF4143 domain-containing protein, with product MKKYLPRYTDQELKESLEYVGAVLITGPKWCGKTTTAKQQCKSLKELQHPVHGKSYLKLADTNPIELLKGEKPMLIDEWQMAPELWGTVRYLVDESDEDGLYILTGSTIVYESKIVHSGAGRIKRIIMRPMSLYESGESTGKISLMDLFDNEDLNIDGVTSNLTIPDLIFAACRGGWPESLNKKTKKQQLAIVSNYIDIICNSDVSEVDGVKRSPQRVKAILKSYARNISTLATKKTLMKDIKTEYEDISLPTFNSYIDALERLYVIQNIPAWSPNIRSANTIRKSYKKEFIDPSIAVASLNLTPEKLLKDFETFGFIFENMCIRDLLVYSSSVNGEVLYYNDDSGLEADCVIYLNDGRYALIEFKLGNREIDKGAENLLKLKKLIKKSVENRKIDLEEPSFLAVITGGEMAYTRADGVKVVPIGCLR from the coding sequence ATGAAAAAATATTTACCAAGATATACAGACCAGGAACTAAAAGAATCTCTAGAATACGTGGGTGCTGTACTAATAACTGGTCCGAAGTGGTGCGGTAAGACTACCACAGCAAAACAGCAATGTAAAAGCCTAAAGGAATTACAACATCCTGTTCATGGAAAATCATACTTAAAACTTGCAGACACCAATCCCATAGAACTCCTAAAAGGTGAAAAACCAATGCTGATTGACGAGTGGCAGATGGCACCAGAGCTATGGGGTACTGTTAGATATTTGGTAGATGAATCAGATGAAGATGGACTGTATATTTTAACCGGATCGACAATAGTTTATGAAAGTAAAATCGTGCACTCGGGAGCCGGCAGAATAAAAAGAATCATAATGCGTCCGATGAGCCTATATGAAAGCGGAGAATCTACAGGAAAAATCTCATTAATGGATCTATTTGACAATGAGGATTTAAACATTGATGGAGTAACATCAAACTTAACAATACCTGATTTAATATTTGCTGCCTGCAGAGGGGGCTGGCCAGAATCACTAAACAAAAAAACAAAAAAACAGCAATTGGCAATAGTATCAAATTACATAGATATAATATGCAATAGTGATGTTTCAGAGGTGGATGGAGTTAAACGCAGTCCTCAAAGAGTAAAAGCTATTCTAAAATCCTACGCTAGAAACATATCTACACTGGCAACTAAAAAAACACTCATGAAAGATATAAAAACAGAATATGAAGATATTTCATTGCCTACATTCAATTCGTATATTGATGCTCTTGAAAGGTTATATGTCATCCAAAACATTCCTGCATGGTCACCAAATATTCGCTCAGCAAATACCATCAGAAAATCTTACAAAAAGGAATTCATTGATCCATCAATAGCTGTAGCAAGCCTTAACCTAACACCTGAAAAATTGCTGAAAGACTTTGAAACATTTGGATTCATATTTGAAAACATGTGCATACGTGACTTGCTTGTTTATTCAAGCTCAGTCAATGGTGAAGTGTTATATTACAATGACGACAGTGGTCTTGAAGCGGATTGTGTAATATATCTAAATGATGGAAGATATGCATTAATAGAATTTAAATTGGGCAACCGTGAAATAGATAAGGGAGCAGAAAATTTACTTAAGCTAAAAAAGTTGATTAAAAAAAGTGTGGAAAACAGAAAAATTGATTTGGAAGAGCCTAGTTTTCTAGCAGTGATTACTGGTGGTGAAATGGCCTACACTAGAGCCGATGGAGTGAAAGTTGTTCCAATTGGATGTTTGCGATAA
- a CDS encoding FprA family A-type flavoprotein gives MKANAEKIADGVYWIGVLDWDLRSYHGYTLDGTTYNAYLVFGEDEVALIDNAYPGKTKEMMARIDDAFAQEGKEVKVDYIIQNHVEKDHSGVLVDLHKRFPEALIYCTKIAVKGLIKHYPGLEGANFVTVGTGDSLDVGGRTLAFLEAFLLHWPDSMFTLLADETGILFPNDAFGQHLCFTKRFSDEIPEHVLMDAAQKFYANLITPLSKLVLKKLNEVVELGLLDQIKMIAPSHGQIWTDPMQVIGAYQNWATGVCEDKITIVYDTMHYSTQQMAHEIAEGAMSEGYDVEIFYLHEDERSEIVKSILTSKGVAIGDPTINDVPYPSIGDIMYYLKGLLFNRTGIERKAVTFGSMGGKGGTPEVLAEELNNCGFDVVDTQEIYFVPTAEEEYTSYELGKKLAKACKEL, from the coding sequence ATGAAAGCTAATGCAGAAAAAATAGCAGATGGTGTATACTGGATTGGAGTACTTGACTGGGATTTAAGATCCTATCACGGATACACATTGGACGGAACCACCTACAATGCTTACCTTGTATTTGGTGAAGATGAAGTAGCATTAATTGATAATGCCTACCCTGGAAAAACAAAAGAAATGATGGCACGTATCGATGATGCATTTGCTCAAGAAGGAAAAGAGGTTAAAGTTGACTACATCATCCAAAATCACGTTGAAAAAGACCACTCTGGAGTTTTAGTGGATTTACACAAAAGATTCCCAGAAGCACTTATATACTGTACTAAAATTGCAGTAAAAGGATTGATAAAACACTACCCTGGCCTTGAAGGGGCCAACTTTGTCACTGTTGGAACTGGTGATAGCTTAGATGTTGGTGGAAGAACTTTGGCATTCCTTGAAGCATTCCTATTGCACTGGCCCGACAGTATGTTTACCTTACTCGCTGATGAAACAGGCATCTTATTCCCTAACGATGCATTTGGCCAACACTTATGTTTCACCAAAAGATTCTCAGACGAAATCCCTGAGCATGTACTAATGGATGCTGCACAAAAATTCTATGCAAACTTAATTACCCCACTTTCAAAATTAGTTCTTAAAAAGTTAAATGAAGTAGTAGAATTAGGATTGCTTGACCAAATCAAAATGATTGCACCGTCCCACGGACAAATATGGACTGATCCAATGCAAGTAATCGGAGCTTACCAAAACTGGGCTACTGGAGTATGTGAAGATAAAATCACAATCGTATACGACACTATGCATTACTCTACCCAACAAATGGCTCATGAAATTGCTGAAGGTGCGATGTCTGAAGGTTATGATGTAGAAATCTTCTACTTACATGAAGATGAAAGATCTGAAATCGTCAAAAGTATTTTGACCAGTAAAGGAGTAGCTATTGGTGATCCCACCATTAATGACGTTCCATATCCAAGTATTGGAGACATCATGTACTATTTAAAAGGATTGTTGTTCAACAGAACCGGCATTGAAAGAAAAGCAGTTACATTTGGTTCAATGGGAGGAAAAGGAGGAACTCCTGAAGTGCTTGCTGAAGAATTAAACAACTGTGGATTTGATGTTGTGGACACTCAAGAAATCTACTTTGTACCAACTGCTGAAGAGGAATATACAAGCTATGAATTAGGTAAAAAATTAGCAAAAGCATGTAAAGAATTATAA
- a CDS encoding ferritin family protein, whose translation MVKYEHQVGITKDTPVEKEVQNNFMGETQEVGIYLAMSRQASREGYGELAEVFKRLAWEEAEHAARFCEMNGIIKPTLKENIEWMMDGEKMANQEKRDASEIAAEAGIETAVDFFRDSSRDEGRHYKILEGILERYF comes from the coding sequence ATGGTTAAATACGAACACCAAGTTGGCATTACAAAAGACACACCTGTAGAAAAAGAAGTTCAAAACAACTTTATGGGTGAAACTCAAGAGGTAGGAATCTATTTAGCAATGTCTAGACAAGCTTCCCGTGAAGGATATGGAGAATTAGCTGAAGTATTTAAAAGATTGGCATGGGAAGAAGCTGAACATGCAGCTAGATTCTGTGAAATGAATGGAATAATCAAACCTACCCTCAAAGAAAACATCGAATGGATGATGGATGGGGAAAAAATGGCTAACCAAGAAAAAAGAGATGCATCAGAAATTGCAGCAGAAGCAGGTATTGAAACTGCAGTTGACTTTTTTAGAGACAGCTCCAGAGACGAAGGTCGCCATTACAAAATCTTAGAAGGAATCCTGGAAAGGTACTTCTAG
- a CDS encoding site-2 protease family protein, producing MNGIYYYFIAFVVIWVLVLIFHEKLSAHGLELNFPVIMWRTKKLRGLISKISKLSPKFWRWYMNIGIIVAFGSMILITWMIISTLPNVFETPSVSIVIPGVDIPGSQIYVPFVYGLIALATVLVIHEFSHGIQAVGEKIPIKSIGLLLFAIIPGAFVEPDEDKLNEAKKSSRLRVYAAGSIANVTLAIVALILLSLASVGIPHYFDEDGIAVDRVVSDSPCEGILKEGMVLQAIDNKTISNSEDYVGVVSSFAPGDNVTIQTDQGNYQVTLGTNPNNESLGYFGIQAVKHFELVDDSLGPLPWILFELVELFKWVAMLNLGIGLFNLLPMKPLDGGYMLEILLSYKLSEEQYKPTVNALSVVLAMVIVFSLGAGFI from the coding sequence ATGAATGGAATTTATTATTATTTTATAGCTTTTGTTGTTATCTGGGTGTTGGTCTTGATATTCCATGAAAAATTATCTGCTCATGGATTGGAACTTAACTTTCCTGTCATAATGTGGAGAACTAAAAAGTTAAGAGGGCTAATATCTAAAATCTCAAAACTTTCACCAAAATTTTGGCGTTGGTATATGAACATAGGAATTATTGTAGCTTTTGGATCTATGATACTCATTACATGGATGATAATTTCAACGTTGCCGAATGTTTTTGAAACTCCCAGTGTTTCAATCGTAATTCCAGGTGTGGATATTCCGGGTTCCCAGATTTATGTTCCATTTGTTTATGGATTAATAGCTCTTGCAACAGTTTTAGTAATACATGAATTTTCACATGGCATTCAAGCTGTTGGAGAAAAAATTCCAATTAAATCAATTGGGTTATTATTATTTGCAATTATTCCCGGAGCCTTTGTTGAACCTGATGAGGATAAATTAAATGAAGCTAAAAAATCATCAAGACTTAGAGTTTATGCTGCAGGTTCAATAGCTAATGTGACGTTGGCAATCGTTGCTTTAATTTTGCTGTCTTTGGCATCAGTGGGAATCCCACATTATTTTGATGAGGACGGTATTGCAGTTGACAGGGTTGTTTCAGATTCTCCATGTGAAGGAATACTGAAAGAAGGTATGGTTCTACAGGCTATTGATAATAAAACAATCAGCAATTCAGAAGATTATGTTGGGGTTGTAAGTTCATTTGCTCCGGGGGATAACGTAACGATTCAAACGGATCAGGGAAATTATCAGGTAACTCTTGGCACCAATCCAAATAATGAATCTTTAGGCTATTTCGGAATTCAGGCAGTTAAGCATTTCGAACTGGTGGATGATAGTTTAGGACCACTTCCATGGATTTTATTCGAGCTTGTTGAGCTATTCAAATGGGTGGCTATGCTGAACTTGGGAATTGGCCTATTCAACCTACTTCCGATGAAACCTTTAGATGGAGGGTACATGCTTGAAATATTGCTTAGCTACAAATTATCTGAAGAACAGTATAAACCAACAGTAAATGCCCTATCGGTAGTTTTAGCAATGGTCATTGTATTTAGTTTGGGGGCAGGTTTTATCTGA
- the glp gene encoding gephyrin-like molybdotransferase Glp, which produces MFLSKLDSLGNARMLIYDNQQICGVEEISIHDAHKRVLAEDIIAFHNSPPFDKSAMDGFALIAEDTFGASNSAPKEFKIIDAIGAGDFSDKTVGKGEAVIIATGAPVPDGANAVLMKEYTTGEGDDLTIYSQVTPGENVSPKSEDIEKGQKILDKNTFIRYQELGLIASAGYDTVRVFKKPKVKLIITGNELVEPTKEEIDDAKIINSNQFTIKAMVEDSGAICDIWHAGDTFDEVREAILDDCEDYDVIMTTGGTAISKGDVVLDVVEDIGEVLFHGVAIRPGKPAGAGIINGKMIFTFSGQPVAAMSQFDMFARKYLFEMQGRHFDFHNVKRTSQLKIPSQLGRTDFVRAVSDDDHAKHVLNRGSGIIRSMVEANSYIIIDENDEGYQKDDIVDVILFDSLLW; this is translated from the coding sequence ATGTTTTTGTCAAAATTAGACTCATTAGGCAATGCCAGAATGCTGATCTATGATAATCAACAGATATGCGGCGTTGAAGAAATTTCTATTCACGATGCCCACAAAAGGGTTCTGGCTGAAGATATTATTGCATTTCACAATTCCCCTCCATTTGATAAATCGGCAATGGATGGATTTGCATTAATTGCAGAAGATACTTTCGGCGCTTCTAATTCAGCACCTAAAGAATTTAAAATAATCGATGCAATAGGTGCTGGAGATTTCTCAGATAAGACAGTTGGAAAGGGTGAAGCCGTCATTATAGCTACCGGTGCTCCTGTTCCTGATGGGGCTAATGCTGTTTTAATGAAGGAGTATACCACAGGTGAAGGGGATGACTTAACAATTTATTCTCAGGTAACTCCTGGTGAAAATGTCTCTCCAAAATCCGAAGACATTGAAAAAGGTCAAAAAATCTTAGATAAAAACACGTTTATTAGATATCAGGAGTTAGGTTTAATCGCTTCAGCAGGTTATGATACTGTACGTGTATTTAAAAAACCAAAAGTCAAACTCATTATTACAGGTAATGAGTTAGTCGAACCTACTAAGGAAGAGATTGATGATGCCAAAATAATCAATTCTAATCAATTTACAATTAAGGCGATGGTTGAAGATTCCGGAGCTATTTGTGATATTTGGCATGCCGGAGATACTTTTGATGAAGTCAGAGAAGCTATTTTAGATGATTGTGAGGATTATGATGTTATCATGACTACCGGAGGCACAGCTATTAGCAAAGGCGATGTTGTCCTTGACGTAGTTGAGGATATAGGTGAGGTTTTATTCCATGGTGTTGCAATTAGGCCGGGAAAACCTGCAGGTGCTGGGATTATTAATGGTAAAATGATTTTCACATTTTCCGGTCAACCTGTTGCTGCAATGTCTCAGTTTGACATGTTTGCCCGTAAATATTTATTTGAAATGCAAGGAAGACATTTTGATTTCCACAACGTTAAAAGAACATCTCAGCTCAAAATACCTTCACAGTTGGGCAGGACAGATTTTGTACGTGCGGTTAGTGATGATGACCATGCGAAACATGTGTTGAATAGGGGTTCCGGCATTATTCGCTCAATGGTTGAGGCTAACAGCTATATCATCATTGACGAAAATGATGAGGGATATCAAAAGGATGATATAGTTGATGTAATCTTATTCGATTCACTACTTTGGTAG
- the purL gene encoding phosphoribosylformylglycinamidine synthase subunit PurL produces MTLADSEIEYIEGILKREMNELEEGMLDVMFSEHCSYKSSRRFLKAFPTEGENIILGPGDDAGLVSVTDKYALAVGMESHNHPSAIEPYGGAGTGIGGILRDIISMGAMPIALLDSLRFGPLEDDQKSRYLFEHVVKGISDYGNRVGVPTVAGEIEFDESFRTNPLVNVMCVGLVEKENIVRAQAPNCGDVFLLMGGTTGRDGIHGVTFASEELTSDSETEDRPAVQVADPFTKKRVLEASLEILEKIDVSGVKDLGGGGLTCCISELADASQNGARVDLRSIPLRETGMTPYEIMLSESQERMVFVINPDDVGLAQKICDKYEIVSSVIGEVIEGNNMIISDEGDEIADLPTVLLADPPSIERPIAEIPEDVEKIELKDPGLHKSLPKLLSSANIASKEWVYKQYDHEVQVRTIVKPGDDAAVLRIDENIAIALTTDSNTIHTKLSPFDGAAGCVAEAIRNVISMGATPYAVVDCLNFGNPETPEILWQFKTAIEGMSLVAENFNAPVISGNVSFYNETEGIKINPTPAVGVIGVEDIENIRTMDFKNEGDKIILIGKTYDELTGSEYHRTVHGIEKGTAPRIRIDEEVANGKCVLDLISNDKDKNITAVHDVSAGGIAVALSEMVIKSGLGCEVIMTDDDLDKIQLLYSESHGRYLLTVKADAIEDVLAKIDVSCELIGEVKGTSLILNGHEFSFEELDSAYHGVIEKFMA; encoded by the coding sequence ATGACTTTAGCCGATTCTGAAATAGAATATATTGAAGGAATCCTTAAAAGGGAAATGAACGAATTAGAAGAGGGCATGCTTGATGTAATGTTTTCAGAGCATTGTTCATACAAAAGCAGCAGAAGATTTTTAAAGGCTTTCCCAACTGAAGGAGAAAACATTATTTTGGGTCCTGGTGATGATGCTGGACTTGTAAGCGTAACTGATAAATATGCATTGGCGGTTGGAATGGAATCACACAACCATCCATCAGCCATCGAACCTTATGGTGGGGCAGGAACCGGTATTGGTGGAATTTTAAGAGATATTATATCAATGGGTGCAATGCCAATAGCACTTCTCGATTCCCTGCGTTTCGGACCATTGGAAGATGATCAAAAATCAAGATATTTGTTTGAACATGTTGTTAAAGGAATTTCCGATTATGGAAACCGTGTAGGGGTCCCTACCGTTGCAGGTGAAATAGAATTTGACGAATCCTTTAGAACAAACCCTCTTGTAAATGTAATGTGTGTCGGGCTTGTTGAAAAAGAAAATATCGTAAGAGCCCAAGCACCTAATTGCGGGGATGTATTCCTATTGATGGGCGGAACAACAGGTCGTGACGGCATTCATGGTGTGACATTTGCTTCAGAAGAGTTGACTTCAGACTCTGAAACTGAAGACCGGCCTGCTGTACAGGTGGCTGACCCGTTTACCAAAAAAAGAGTGCTTGAAGCGTCACTTGAAATTCTTGAGAAAATCGATGTAAGCGGTGTTAAGGATCTAGGTGGTGGGGGTCTTACCTGCTGCATTTCAGAACTTGCAGATGCATCTCAAAATGGAGCACGTGTGGATTTACGTTCAATTCCTTTAAGGGAAACTGGAATGACTCCATATGAGATAATGCTTTCGGAATCTCAAGAAAGAATGGTGTTTGTTATTAATCCCGATGATGTTGGACTTGCTCAAAAAATTTGCGATAAGTATGAAATCGTATCCTCTGTAATTGGTGAGGTAATTGAAGGAAATAATATGATTATTTCAGATGAAGGGGATGAAATTGCTGATTTACCAACTGTTTTATTAGCAGATCCGCCTTCAATTGAAAGGCCGATAGCTGAAATTCCGGAAGACGTTGAAAAAATCGAGCTTAAAGATCCGGGCCTTCATAAGTCTTTACCTAAATTATTATCTTCTGCAAATATCGCTTCAAAAGAATGGGTTTACAAACAATATGACCATGAAGTTCAAGTAAGAACTATAGTAAAACCTGGAGATGATGCTGCAGTACTTAGGATTGATGAAAATATTGCTATCGCACTTACAACCGACTCCAATACCATTCACACTAAATTATCTCCATTTGATGGAGCTGCAGGATGTGTTGCAGAAGCTATCAGAAATGTAATCTCAATGGGAGCAACACCATATGCAGTTGTGGATTGTCTCAACTTCGGCAATCCAGAAACTCCTGAAATATTATGGCAATTCAAAACAGCCATTGAAGGAATGTCTCTTGTTGCTGAAAACTTCAATGCACCAGTTATCAGTGGCAATGTAAGTTTTTACAATGAAACTGAAGGGATTAAAATCAATCCAACTCCAGCAGTTGGCGTGATTGGTGTTGAAGACATTGAAAATATAAGAACCATGGACTTCAAAAACGAAGGGGATAAAATCATTTTAATAGGCAAAACATATGACGAGTTAACAGGTTCAGAATATCACAGGACGGTTCATGGCATTGAAAAAGGGACTGCTCCAAGAATCAGAATTGATGAAGAGGTAGCTAATGGCAAATGTGTGCTTGATTTAATTTCTAATGATAAAGATAAGAATATTACTGCAGTTCACGATGTCTCAGCAGGTGGTATTGCAGTGGCATTGTCTGAAATGGTTATTAAATCCGGTTTAGGTTGCGAAGTAATCATGACTGACGACGATTTAGATAAAATCCAGTTATTATACTCAGAAAGTCATGGAAGATACTTATTGACTGTTAAAGCCGATGCAATTGAGGATGTTTTAGCAAAAATCGATGTTTCCTGTGAGCTCATCGGTGAAGTTAAAGGCACATCATTAATTCTTAACGGTCATGAATTTAGTTTTGAAGAATTAGACAGTGCATATCATGGTGTCATTGAGAAATTTATGGCATAA